The Triticum aestivum cultivar Chinese Spring chromosome 7B, IWGSC CS RefSeq v2.1, whole genome shotgun sequence genome window below encodes:
- the LOC123155777 gene encoding protein SOSEKI 3, with the protein MEERARRRGTGTSASPGRNKVWVEPPGKSQHHPPRRSPPPAATAAGKRVAVVYYLCRSRHLEHPHFIEVPLASPEAGLYLRDVINRLNVLRGKGMAAMYSWSCKRSYKNGFVWHDISEDDLVLPAQGNEYILKGSELLDRSPPDRQQNGLSNTKAESPKHPQQESPQSRGSQEGCSSSSSPSAVIKEASPPTPTQQPQQLAHSTFVLSSSASTNREDEQCRTTHSGSSGNLSPEPVGTNVPLSEATSPGPSEYRVCKPIGAQDASTQTDDSERDVPSKHNRAAGIRTEDCTSDAEIQECHERSTQASPKVPLLVRESPQVCSSDASPGGRVETLESLIRAEASRRSSYNKVLEEENLYGPMGVKLKPANLLMQLITCGSISVKDHRGFGLIPTYRPRFTQVEFPSPMFSTPMALRHLDNVPCSARTIGIRVSESEHLSSESLVEESKQEESGRGEIPTLKRSSSYDEDRVYRAPDSRRDMESLAESGSFRCLPQTIKMISCKQSRSGTAFSPNSDVMYSSSQQERSTGSSPLGSSRGASNRMTDPLGKLSSSRRESFHEEKDKMIKIEERLASGARVIIQSAPLCEESDNSTESL; encoded by the exons ATGGAGgagagggcgcggcggcggggcaccGGCACCAGCGCGAGCCCTGGCCGCAACAAGGTCTGGGTCGAGCCGCCGGGCAAGAGCCAGCACCACCCTCCGCGCCGCTCGCCCCCGCCCGCGGCCACGGCAGCGGGGAAGAGGGTAGCGGTCGTCTACTACCTCTGCCGCAGCCGCCACCTGGAGCATCCCCACTTCATCGAGGTGCCGCTCGCCTCGCCGGAGGCCGGCCTCTACCTGCGAG ATGTGATTAACCGCCTTAACGTGCTGCGAGGGAAGGGCATGGCGGCCATGTACTCCTGGTCCTGCAAGAG GAGCTACAAAAACGGCTTCGTGTGGCACGACATCTCCGAGGACGATCTGGTGCTCCCTGCACAAGGCAACGAGTACATCCTCAAGGGCTCCGAGCTCCTGGACCGATCGCCGCCTG ATCGCCAGCAGAATGGCCTTAGCAACACCAAGGCCGAGAGTCCCAAGCACCCTCAACAAGAGTCTCCTCAGTCGCGAGGATCGCAAGAAGGGTGCTCGTCATCGTCATCCCCGTCTGCTGTTATCAAAGAGGCCTCACCTCCAACTCCTACTCAGCAACCACAACAGCTGGCGCACTCCACATTTGTGCTATCATCATCTGCTTCCACCAACCGCGAGGACGAGCAATGCAGGACTACACATTCTGGCTCATCCGGGAACCTGTCCCCTGAACCAGTAGGAACTAACGTTCCATTATCAGAGGCAACCTCCCCTGGACCTTCCGAGTACAGAGTCTGCAAACCCATCGGAGCACAGGACGCGTCCACACAAACCGATGACAGTGAGAGGGATGTTCCTTCTAAACATAATCGCGCTGCAGGAATCCGTACAGAGGATTGTACATCAGATGCTGAAATTCAAGAGTGTCATGAAAGAAGCACGCAAGCATCGCCAAAGGTCCCTCTACTTGTTCGAGAATCACCACAGGTGTGTTCATCTGATGCTTCTCCCGGTGGCAGAGTTGAGACATTGGAGTCCCTGATAAGGGCAGAGGCCAGTAGGAGGAGTAGCTATAATAAGGTACTAGAGGAAGAAAATCTCTATGGACCAATGGGTGTGAAGCTGAAGCCAGCCAATTTGCTCATGCAGCTGATCACCTGTGGGTCCATCTCTGTGAAAGATCATCGTGGCTTTGGACTCATCCCAACATACAGACCACGGTTTACTCAAGTTGAATTCCCTTCTCCAATGTTCTCTACTCCTATGGCATTGCGGCACCTTGACAATGTTCCTTGTAGCGCAAGAACAATTGGAATAAGAGTTTCTGAGTCAGAGCATTTAAGTAGTGAAAGCTTAGTCGAGGAGAGTAAGCAGGAAGAGTCAGGGAGAGGAGAAATACCCACACTCAAACGCTCATCATCTTACGACGAGGATAG AGTGTATAGAGCGCCAGACTCTAGAAGGGATATGGAAAGCTTGGCTGAGTCGGGTAGTTTCAGATGTCTCCCACAGACTATCAAAATGATATCATGTAAGCAATCCAGAAGTGGAACAGCATTCTCCCCCAATTCTGATGTCATGTACAGCTCTAGTCAACAAGAACGTAGTACTGGATCCTCGCCACTTGGTTCATCAAGAGGTGCAAGCAATAGGATGACTGACCCACTAGGTAAATTATCTTCATCGAGGAGAGAGTCATTCCATGAGGAGAAGGACAAAATGATCAAGATCGAAGAAAG GCTTGCTTCTGGAGCACGGGTTATAATCCAATCTGCACCCTTGTGTGAAGAAAGTGATAACAGCACAGAATCACTGTAA